A window of Eikenella corrodens contains these coding sequences:
- a CDS encoding beta-ketoacyl-ACP synthase III — protein sequence MTYAKILGTGSYLPAKTLSNDDLAKIVDTSDEWITTRTGIKTRHIAADNEKCSDLAVAAAHKALEAAEVDADEIDLIIVATSTPDMQFPATATIVQQKLGISGCPAFDVQAVCAGFMYAITTANAYIKSGMAKKALVIGADVFSRIMDWTDRRTCVLFGDGAGAVVLGVSDEPGILHSKLLADGSYGHLLQTPGQIANGAVCGTPFLQMDGPGVFKFAVKALAKVAEDVIAEAGLTPEQIDWLVPHQANYRILESTAKHLKLSMEKVVLTVQNHGNTSAASIPIALDWGVRHGSIRRGHTLLLEGIGGGFAWGAVLVKY from the coding sequence ATGACCTACGCTAAAATCCTCGGTACCGGCAGCTACCTGCCGGCCAAAACGCTCAGCAACGACGACCTCGCCAAAATCGTGGACACCTCGGACGAGTGGATTACCACCCGCACCGGCATCAAAACCCGCCACATCGCCGCCGACAACGAAAAATGCAGCGACTTGGCCGTGGCCGCCGCCCACAAAGCGCTGGAAGCCGCAGAGGTGGATGCAGATGAAATTGACTTAATCATCGTGGCCACTTCCACGCCCGATATGCAGTTCCCCGCCACTGCCACCATCGTGCAGCAGAAGCTCGGCATCAGCGGCTGCCCCGCGTTTGATGTGCAGGCCGTGTGTGCCGGCTTTATGTATGCCATCACCACCGCCAATGCCTACATCAAAAGCGGTATGGCTAAAAAAGCCTTGGTCATCGGTGCCGATGTGTTCAGCCGCATCATGGACTGGACCGACCGGCGCACCTGCGTGCTGTTCGGCGACGGCGCCGGCGCCGTGGTGCTCGGCGTATCCGACGAGCCAGGCATCCTGCACAGCAAACTCTTGGCCGACGGCAGTTACGGACACCTGCTGCAAACCCCCGGCCAGATTGCCAACGGCGCCGTTTGCGGCACACCGTTTTTGCAGATGGACGGCCCCGGCGTATTCAAATTCGCCGTGAAAGCGCTGGCCAAAGTGGCCGAAGACGTGATTGCCGAAGCCGGTCTCACACCCGAGCAAATCGATTGGCTGGTACCGCATCAGGCCAACTACCGCATTCTGGAAAGCACCGCCAAACACCTCAAACTCAGCATGGAAAAAGTAGTGCTCACCGTGCAGAATCACGGCAACACTTCCGCCGCCTCCATCCCCATCGCCCTCGACTGGGGCGTACGCCACGGCAGCATCCGGCGCGGCCATACCCTGCTTTTAGAAGGCATCGGCGGCGGCTTCGCCTGGGGTGCGGTGCTGGTGAAATATTAG
- a CDS encoding prokaryotic membrane lipolipid attachment site family protein, with product MKKYIPILLVAGLLGGCNLLSSPNSTRQNTQASPNYTLAASHWGDVAKIRNEATRLGYEVTKGRMTKTQAAQQLNRFRINLVGRNSVDDSMYEVYLRSAVQSQQGRITAEQSKIFIRNALQGWQQRWPNMQNRPANPAFTNFLMEVMNMQPLK from the coding sequence ATGAAAAAATATATCCCCATCCTCCTCGTTGCCGGCCTGCTCGGCGGCTGTAACCTCCTTTCTTCCCCCAATAGCACACGCCAAAATACGCAGGCTTCGCCGAACTACACCCTAGCCGCCAGCCATTGGGGCGATGTGGCTAAAATCCGCAACGAGGCCACCCGTTTGGGCTATGAAGTAACCAAAGGCCGCATGACCAAAACCCAGGCTGCGCAACAGCTCAACCGCTTCCGCATCAACTTGGTCGGCCGCAACAGCGTAGACGACAGCATGTATGAAGTTTACCTGCGCTCTGCCGTGCAGAGCCAGCAGGGCCGTATCACTGCCGAGCAGTCCAAAATCTTCATTCGCAATGCCCTGCAGGGCTGGCAGCAGCGCTGGCCCAATATGCAAAACCGCCCGGCCAACCCGGCGTTCACCAACTTCCTGATGGAAGTAATGAACATGCAGCCGCTGAAATAA
- the pip gene encoding prolyl aminopeptidase — MYPIQEPLRSGMLPVSELHTIYWEESGNPAGIPVIFLHGGPGAGSSPACRGFFNPEKYRVIIIDQRGSGKSTPYAETRENTTWDLVEDIEKVRKMLGIESWLVFGGSWGSTLSLAYAETYPDRVRGLILRGIFLCRQIEINWLSEEGGVSMIYPEQWQRYLAAVPPEQRAGSLVEAYYWMLNSPDPAVHLPAAKAWADWESWLIWFDPKPVDEDPQASLSIARFENHYFMHQGWLQGDKSILANAHKIRHIPTIIVQGRYDLCTPTRSAWDLKQALPQADLRIIQSGHYAQNPAIAEALVQATDEFAERIGA, encoded by the coding sequence ATGTATCCGATTCAAGAACCACTCCGCAGCGGCATGCTGCCTGTATCTGAGCTCCACACGATCTACTGGGAGGAAAGCGGTAATCCCGCAGGCATCCCTGTTATCTTCCTGCACGGTGGCCCCGGTGCCGGATCTAGTCCGGCTTGCCGGGGTTTTTTCAATCCGGAAAAATACCGTGTCATCATCATCGACCAACGCGGCAGCGGCAAATCCACCCCCTATGCCGAAACTCGCGAAAATACCACTTGGGATTTGGTGGAGGATATTGAAAAAGTAAGAAAAATGCTCGGCATCGAGAGCTGGCTGGTATTCGGCGGCTCGTGGGGCAGCACCCTTTCCCTAGCCTATGCCGAAACCTATCCCGACCGTGTACGCGGCTTGATTTTGCGCGGTATTTTCCTCTGCCGCCAAATTGAAATTAATTGGCTGAGCGAAGAAGGCGGCGTGAGCATGATTTATCCCGAACAATGGCAACGCTATCTAGCTGCCGTGCCGCCGGAGCAACGTGCCGGTTCATTAGTTGAGGCTTATTATTGGATGCTTAATTCACCCGACCCCGCCGTGCATCTGCCTGCCGCCAAAGCTTGGGCAGATTGGGAAAGCTGGCTGATTTGGTTCGACCCCAAACCGGTAGATGAAGACCCACAAGCCTCTTTGTCCATCGCCCGCTTCGAAAACCACTATTTTATGCACCAAGGCTGGTTGCAGGGTGATAAATCCATCTTGGCCAATGCCCATAAAATCCGGCATATCCCCACCATCATCGTGCAAGGCCGCTACGACCTCTGCACCCCCACCCGCAGCGCATGGGATTTGAAGCAGGCACTGCCGCAGGCCGATCTGCGTATTATCCAAAGCGGCCACTACGCGCAAAACCCAGCTATTGCCGAAGCCCTAGTGCAGGCCACCGATGAATTTGCCGAACGGATCGGCGCTTGA
- the cysK gene encoding cysteine synthase A, whose amino-acid sequence MSNIANNIVDLIGNTPLVYLNRLAEGLPGKVAAKLEYFNPGSSVKDRIAISMIRAAEETGQIKPGTTIVEATSGNTGIGLAMVCAALGYKLVITMPETMSKERKMLLRAYGAELILTPGAEGMPGAIARAQALVDAHPGQYFMPRQFDNPANPEIHRRTTAEEIWRDTDGQVDIFVSGVGTGGTLTGVGEVLKKRKPSLQAYAVEPAASPVLSGGEKGPHPIQGLGAGFVPKTLNTEIYDGVITVENQAAFDTARDAAAKEGLLVGISSGAAIWAALELAKKPENKGKLIVVVLPSNGERYLSTPLFEDLAS is encoded by the coding sequence ATGAGCAATATCGCCAACAACATCGTCGATTTAATCGGCAACACCCCGCTGGTTTACCTCAACCGCCTCGCCGAAGGCCTGCCCGGCAAGGTAGCCGCCAAGCTGGAATACTTCAACCCCGGCAGCAGCGTGAAAGACCGCATCGCCATCTCCATGATCCGCGCCGCCGAAGAAACCGGCCAAATCAAACCCGGCACCACCATCGTGGAAGCCACCAGCGGCAACACCGGTATCGGCCTGGCCATGGTTTGCGCCGCCTTGGGCTACAAACTGGTCATCACCATGCCGGAAACCATGAGTAAAGAGCGCAAAATGCTGCTGCGCGCCTATGGTGCCGAGCTCATCCTCACTCCCGGTGCGGAAGGCATGCCCGGCGCCATCGCCCGCGCCCAGGCGCTGGTAGACGCCCACCCCGGCCAATACTTTATGCCGCGCCAGTTCGACAACCCTGCCAATCCCGAAATCCACCGCCGCACCACCGCCGAAGAAATTTGGCGCGACACCGACGGCCAAGTTGATATTTTCGTTTCCGGCGTGGGTACCGGCGGTACGCTCACCGGCGTGGGCGAAGTGTTGAAAAAACGCAAACCCTCGCTGCAGGCCTATGCGGTCGAGCCTGCCGCCTCCCCCGTATTGAGCGGCGGCGAAAAAGGCCCGCACCCGATTCAGGGCTTGGGCGCAGGCTTCGTGCCGAAAACCCTGAACACCGAAATCTACGACGGCGTGATTACCGTGGAAAACCAGGCCGCCTTCGATACCGCCCGCGATGCCGCCGCCAAAGAAGGTCTCCTAGTGGGTATCTCTTCCGGCGCCGCCATCTGGGCCGCATTGGAGCTGGCGAAAAAACCGGAAAACAAAGGCAAACTCATCGTGGTGGTTCTGCCTTCCAACGGCGAACGCTATCTTTCCACCCCGTTGTTTGAAGACCTTGCCTCCTAA
- the trxA gene encoding thioredoxin TrxA encodes MSNQIIHTSDAAFEKDVLKAELPVLLDFWAPWCGPCKMIAPILDDVANELQGKVQIVKLDVEQHNQVAAQFGIRSIPTLMVFNNGKRVATKVGAAGLSKSTLIEFINAAL; translated from the coding sequence ATGAGCAACCAAATCATCCACACCTCCGATGCCGCCTTCGAAAAAGACGTATTGAAAGCCGAGCTGCCCGTATTGCTCGACTTCTGGGCTCCCTGGTGCGGCCCTTGCAAAATGATCGCCCCGATTCTGGACGATGTTGCAAACGAACTCCAAGGTAAAGTACAAATTGTTAAGCTTGATGTAGAACAACACAATCAAGTAGCTGCTCAATTTGGTATCCGAAGCATCCCAACATTGATGGTATTTAATAACGGTAAGCGCGTTGCAACCAAAGTTGGTGCAGCAGGGCTCTCCAAATCAACATTGATCGAATTTATCAACGCTGCTTTATAA
- a CDS encoding metallophosphoesterase, with the protein MLWILLLGFLVMQLFGWLFAKGLLWLLPHNLSRTTRRAVWMLVFGIGNGLFFILFFHLSSILFRLFTLWLVVVLYGVLTILAVWSAGQLLRLKWPPERTLTARRVLAAGLFFGLFALSLYNAYTPVVRYYAVRIGKPLDKPVRIGVASDLHLGVLFGSRQIDELVRIMQRERVDIILLPGDLMDDDTEAYNMEHMQPYLQRLRAPLGVYATLGNHDLFGHQAEIAATLQEAGITVLHDNAANVDNRFWVLGRPDEMDVHRADTADLLKQIDTARPVFLLDHRPTSITRHEQLPIDIQVSGHVHNGQIFPGNLVVKLLNVLSYGYEARGRGHYFVTSGYGFWGIPLRLGSQSEVVVIDASGE; encoded by the coding sequence ATGCTTTGGATTCTCTTACTCGGTTTTCTAGTGATGCAGCTGTTCGGCTGGCTGTTTGCCAAAGGACTGTTGTGGCTGCTGCCGCACAATTTGAGCCGCACTACCCGCCGTGCCGTGTGGATGCTGGTATTCGGCATCGGTAACGGGCTGTTTTTCATTTTGTTTTTCCACTTATCGTCTATACTGTTCCGTTTGTTCACGCTGTGGCTGGTGGTGGTGCTCTACGGCGTGCTGACCATACTGGCGGTGTGGTCGGCCGGGCAGCTGCTGCGCTTGAAATGGCCGCCGGAGCGTACGCTGACGGCGAGGCGCGTATTGGCGGCAGGGCTGTTTTTCGGCCTGTTCGCGCTGTCGCTCTACAATGCCTACACGCCGGTGGTACGGTATTATGCAGTGCGCATCGGCAAGCCTTTGGATAAACCGGTGCGCATCGGCGTGGCCAGCGACCTGCACTTGGGCGTGCTGTTCGGCAGCCGGCAGATCGACGAGCTGGTGCGCATCATGCAGCGCGAACGGGTAGACATCATCCTCCTGCCCGGCGATTTGATGGACGACGATACCGAAGCCTACAACATGGAACACATGCAGCCGTACCTGCAGCGCCTGCGCGCGCCGCTGGGCGTGTATGCCACGCTGGGCAACCACGATTTATTCGGCCACCAGGCCGAAATCGCCGCCACGCTGCAAGAGGCCGGCATCACGGTGCTGCACGACAATGCGGCCAACGTTGACAACCGCTTCTGGGTGCTCGGCCGGCCCGATGAAATGGATGTGCACCGCGCCGACACCGCCGATTTGCTCAAACAAATCGACACCGCCCGCCCCGTATTCCTGCTCGACCACCGCCCCACTTCCATCACGCGGCACGAACAGCTGCCCATCGACATCCAAGTGTCCGGCCATGTGCACAACGGCCAGATTTTCCCCGGCAATCTGGTGGTGAAGCTGCTCAACGTGCTCTCCTACGGCTACGAAGCGCGCGGGCGTGGGCATTATTTCGTTACCTCCGGCTACGGCTTCTGGGGCATCCCCCTGCGGCTGGGCTCGCAGTCGGAAGTGGTGGTGATTGATGCGTCGGGGGAGTAG
- the rho gene encoding transcription termination factor Rho, giving the protein MHVSELQTQHISKLLEMAEQHGIENANRLRKQDLVFSIVRHMMKQGESFSCSGTLEILPDGFGFLRSTDTSYLASPDDIYVSPNQIRRFNLHTGDTIEGSVRVPKDNERYFALVRLDKINGDDPEVCKHKILFENLTPLFPTRPIKLERDIKAEENITARAIDLVSPIGMGQRGLLVAPPKTGKTVMLQNIAHAITANYPEVVLIVLLIDERPEEVTEMTRSVRGEVVASTFDEPAARHVQVAEMVIEKAKRMVEHKKDVVILLDSITRLARAYNTVAPTSGKILTGGMDANALHRPKRFFGAARNIEEGGSLTIIATALVETGSRMDDVIFEEFKGTGNMELHLDRRMAEKRVFPAININKSGTRREEMLVSNDHLQRMWLLRKFLHPMDDLEATEFLVGKLKDSKNNDEFFELMRGK; this is encoded by the coding sequence ATGCACGTTTCCGAACTACAGACCCAGCACATTTCCAAACTGTTGGAAATGGCCGAACAACACGGCATTGAAAACGCCAACCGCCTGCGCAAACAAGATTTGGTGTTCTCCATCGTCCGCCACATGATGAAACAGGGCGAAAGCTTCAGCTGCTCCGGCACGCTCGAAATCCTGCCCGACGGCTTCGGCTTCTTGCGCAGCACCGACACTTCCTATCTGGCCAGCCCCGACGATATCTACGTCTCCCCCAACCAAATCCGCCGCTTCAACCTGCACACCGGCGACACCATCGAAGGCAGCGTACGCGTACCCAAAGACAACGAGCGCTATTTTGCCCTCGTGCGCCTCGACAAAATCAACGGCGACGACCCGGAAGTGTGCAAACACAAAATCCTGTTTGAAAACCTTACCCCCCTCTTCCCTACCCGTCCGATCAAGCTCGAACGCGATATTAAGGCCGAAGAAAACATCACCGCCCGCGCCATCGATTTGGTTTCCCCCATCGGCATGGGCCAGCGCGGCCTTTTGGTGGCGCCGCCCAAAACCGGCAAAACCGTGATGCTGCAAAACATCGCCCACGCCATCACCGCCAACTATCCCGAAGTGGTGCTGATTGTGCTGCTGATCGACGAGCGCCCCGAAGAAGTAACCGAAATGACCCGTTCCGTGCGCGGCGAAGTGGTGGCCTCCACCTTCGACGAACCCGCCGCCCGCCACGTTCAGGTAGCCGAAATGGTGATTGAAAAAGCCAAGCGCATGGTGGAGCACAAAAAAGACGTGGTGATCCTGCTCGATTCCATCACCCGCCTGGCGCGCGCCTATAACACCGTTGCCCCCACCTCCGGCAAAATCCTCACCGGCGGTATGGATGCCAACGCCCTGCACCGCCCCAAACGCTTCTTCGGCGCCGCCCGCAACATCGAAGAAGGCGGCTCACTCACCATCATCGCCACCGCACTGGTGGAAACCGGCAGCCGCATGGACGACGTAATTTTTGAAGAATTCAAAGGCACCGGCAACATGGAGCTGCACCTCGACCGCCGCATGGCCGAAAAACGCGTGTTCCCCGCCATCAACATCAACAAATCCGGCACCCGCCGCGAAGAAATGCTCGTTTCCAACGACCACCTGCAACGCATGTGGCTGCTGCGCAAATTCCTCCACCCGATGGACGATCTCGAAGCCACCGAATTCCTGGTGGGCAAACTCAAAGACAGCAAAAACAACGACGAGTTTTTCGAGCTGATGCGCGGCAAATAA
- the cysE gene encoding serine O-acetyltransferase has protein sequence MTTLDYADSRTLWQTILAETAQAAQSEPMLASFLHQTVLRHSSIDRVLAFHLSSKLASPVMDSRALNEIFFQALDSDTRISKAMQADIIAYYERDPACDAYYLPLLYYKGFHAVQAHRINNWLWQHGRKTLAYFLQNRASEVFGIDIHPAARFGHGIMVDHGTGLVVGETAVLGNDISILHGVTLGGSGKEGGDRHPKISDGVMIGANASILGNIRVNQCAKVGAGSVVVSDVPAHSTVVGVPARVIGQGNVRPSADMDQSLDS, from the coding sequence ATGACCACCCTCGACTACGCCGACAGCCGCACCCTGTGGCAAACCATCCTGGCCGAAACCGCCCAAGCCGCCCAAAGCGAGCCCATGCTCGCCAGCTTCCTGCACCAAACCGTGCTGCGCCACAGCAGCATCGACCGCGTGCTCGCCTTCCACCTCTCCAGCAAGCTCGCCAGCCCCGTGATGGACAGCCGCGCGCTCAACGAAATCTTCTTCCAGGCGCTCGACAGCGACACCCGCATTTCCAAAGCCATGCAGGCCGACATCATCGCCTACTACGAACGCGACCCCGCCTGCGACGCCTACTACCTGCCGCTGCTCTACTACAAAGGCTTCCACGCCGTGCAAGCCCACCGCATCAACAACTGGCTGTGGCAGCACGGCCGCAAAACCCTTGCCTACTTCCTGCAAAACCGCGCCTCCGAAGTGTTCGGCATCGACATCCACCCCGCCGCCCGTTTCGGCCACGGCATCATGGTCGACCACGGCACCGGCCTCGTGGTGGGCGAAACCGCCGTTTTGGGCAACGACATCTCCATCCTACACGGCGTAACCCTCGGCGGCTCCGGCAAGGAAGGCGGCGACCGCCACCCCAAAATCAGCGACGGCGTGATGATTGGCGCCAACGCCTCCATCCTCGGCAACATCCGCGTGAACCAATGCGCCAAAGTCGGCGCCGGCAGCGTGGTGGTGAGCGACGTGCCCGCCCACAGCACCGTAGTCGGCGTGCCCGCCCGCGTGATCGGCCAAGGCAACGTGCGCCCCTCCGCCGATATGGATCAAAGCCTGGATTCATGA
- a CDS encoding DUF945 family protein, which produces MNKALIGSITGLLVLGGAAVGGSLYADQQLTDNAYSPELMQRSFGLANFQAQTNLGILSGSAQWQGDLVFDPCQPGDKITIRGNDTIHRSLSGYRIDSKIYIVSDSKQLNTYFPEGFLLNVRRHIGWGGNVQTSFNLPGRTIQKDGNTLTWQDINGQVSLNKENNELIPTEFQFSIPAIELKSGQTSFSLQNLSHRSQNSFLGHGKLQSGSSETTLAALTFISSPGNSIVFSQIKTTGTQSINGPAASWGSAFNIQRIDITQQGHRYDSNAGQSAGSKHSIEGLQLNSSFNGLNTQAMQSFSDLISRQRSVCIPRNEFKTKLSEIATAMLNSGLSIQAQGNQIKLDGFPLTADAELTLPPGQYGNIDNIRPETLVQNLQYRADIRIHQGFIQAANHTFADWSNRIYNEEDTRQIIAKLLQLPEAKQEGDTIRLIYRKP; this is translated from the coding sequence ATGAACAAAGCCCTCATCGGCAGCATTACCGGCCTTCTCGTGCTCGGTGGCGCAGCCGTCGGCGGCAGCCTCTATGCCGACCAACAGCTCACCGACAACGCCTACTCCCCCGAGCTCATGCAACGTTCCTTCGGCCTGGCCAATTTCCAGGCTCAAACCAATCTGGGCATCCTGTCCGGCAGCGCACAATGGCAAGGCGACCTCGTGTTCGACCCCTGCCAGCCCGGCGACAAAATCACCATCCGGGGCAACGACACCATCCATCGCTCCCTGTCCGGCTACCGCATCGACAGCAAAATCTACATCGTATCCGACTCCAAACAGCTCAACACCTACTTCCCCGAAGGCTTCCTCCTCAATGTCCGCCGCCACATCGGCTGGGGCGGCAACGTGCAAACCAGCTTCAACCTCCCCGGCCGCACCATTCAGAAAGACGGCAACACCCTCACCTGGCAAGACATCAACGGCCAAGTCAGCCTGAACAAAGAAAACAATGAACTTATCCCCACCGAGTTCCAATTCAGCATCCCCGCCATCGAGCTCAAATCCGGCCAAACCAGCTTCAGCCTGCAAAACCTCAGCCACCGCAGCCAAAACAGCTTCCTCGGCCACGGCAAGCTGCAGAGCGGCAGCAGCGAAACCACCCTCGCCGCCCTCACCTTCATCAGCTCCCCCGGCAACAGCATCGTTTTCAGTCAAATCAAAACCACCGGCACCCAAAGCATCAACGGCCCGGCCGCCTCCTGGGGCAGCGCCTTCAACATCCAGCGTATCGACATCACCCAACAAGGCCACCGCTACGACAGCAACGCCGGCCAAAGTGCAGGCAGCAAACACAGCATCGAAGGCCTGCAATTGAACAGCAGCTTCAACGGCCTCAACACCCAGGCCATGCAATCTTTCAGCGACCTGATCTCCCGCCAACGCAGCGTCTGCATTCCGCGTAACGAGTTCAAAACCAAACTGAGCGAGATCGCCACCGCCATGCTCAACAGCGGCCTGAGCATCCAAGCCCAAGGTAACCAGATCAAACTCGACGGCTTCCCCCTCACCGCCGACGCCGAGCTCACCCTGCCCCCGGGCCAATACGGCAATATCGACAACATCCGGCCTGAAACCCTGGTGCAGAACCTGCAATATCGCGCCGACATCCGAATCCACCAAGGCTTTATCCAAGCAGCCAACCATACTTTTGCCGACTGGTCGAACCGCATCTACAACGAAGAAGACACCCGGCAAATCATCGCCAAGCTGCTCCAGCTTCCCGAAGCCAAACAAGAAGGCGACACCATCCGCCTGATCTACCGCAAACCCTAA
- the aspA gene encoding aspartate ammonia-lyase has product MTTRTEHDLLGEREIPAAAYWGIHTLRAVENFQISGQKISDVPQFVRSMVMVKKAAAQANGELGALKPEIAAAIAQACDEVLLKGRCLDQFPSDVFQGGAGTSVNMNTNEVIANLALEALGHEKGRYDIVNPMDHVNASQSTNDAYPTGFRLAVYTSIGELLGKLAHLKDTFAAKADEFKDILKMGRTQLQDAVPMTVGQEFQSFQVLLAEEETNLERTRQLLLEVNLGATAIGTGINTPPGYAPLAVQKLSEISGLPCKLTENLIEATSDCGAYVMVHGALKRTAVKLSKICNDLRLLSSGPRAGLKEINLPEMQAGSSIMPAKVNPVIPEVVNQVCFKVIGNDTAITFAAEAGQLQLNVMEPVIAQSMFESISLLGNAAVTLADKCVRDITVNREICERYVFNSIGLVTYLNPYIGHENGDLVGKICAQTGKTVREVVLERQLLSEAELDRILSPQNLANPHL; this is encoded by the coding sequence ATGACAACCCGCACCGAACACGACCTCCTAGGCGAACGCGAAATCCCCGCAGCCGCCTATTGGGGCATCCACACCCTGCGCGCAGTGGAAAACTTCCAAATCTCCGGGCAGAAGATTTCCGACGTGCCCCAGTTTGTACGCAGCATGGTGATGGTGAAAAAAGCCGCTGCCCAGGCCAACGGCGAGCTGGGCGCACTCAAGCCCGAAATCGCCGCCGCCATTGCCCAAGCCTGCGACGAAGTGCTGCTCAAAGGCCGCTGCCTCGACCAATTCCCATCCGACGTATTCCAAGGCGGCGCCGGTACTTCAGTGAACATGAACACCAACGAAGTCATCGCCAACCTCGCATTGGAAGCACTAGGCCACGAAAAAGGCCGCTACGACATCGTCAACCCCATGGATCATGTGAACGCCAGCCAATCCACCAACGACGCCTATCCCACCGGCTTCCGGCTGGCCGTGTACACCAGCATCGGCGAACTATTGGGCAAACTGGCACACCTGAAAGACACCTTTGCTGCCAAAGCCGATGAATTCAAAGACATCCTGAAAATGGGCCGCACCCAGCTGCAAGATGCCGTCCCCATGACTGTCGGCCAAGAATTCCAATCCTTCCAAGTGCTGCTGGCAGAAGAAGAAACCAACCTCGAACGCACCCGCCAACTGCTGTTGGAAGTAAATCTCGGCGCTACCGCCATCGGCACAGGCATCAACACGCCGCCAGGCTATGCGCCGCTGGCCGTGCAGAAACTCTCCGAAATCAGCGGCCTGCCCTGCAAGCTCACCGAAAACCTGATTGAAGCCACCTCCGACTGCGGCGCCTATGTGATGGTGCACGGTGCCCTGAAGCGCACCGCCGTGAAGCTCTCCAAAATCTGCAACGACCTGCGCCTGCTCTCCTCCGGCCCGCGTGCCGGCCTGAAAGAAATCAACCTGCCGGAAATGCAGGCAGGCTCATCGATTATGCCCGCCAAGGTAAACCCCGTGATTCCCGAAGTGGTGAACCAAGTTTGCTTCAAAGTAATCGGCAACGACACCGCCATCACCTTCGCCGCCGAAGCCGGCCAGCTCCAACTCAACGTGATGGAACCGGTTATCGCGCAATCCATGTTTGAAAGCATCTCGCTTTTAGGCAACGCCGCCGTTACGCTGGCCGACAAATGCGTGCGCGACATCACGGTAAACCGCGAAATCTGCGAACGCTACGTCTTCAACTCCATCGGCCTGGTAACCTATCTTAACCCCTACATCGGCCATGAAAACGGCGATCTGGTGGGCAAAATCTGCGCCCAAACCGGCAAAACCGTGCGCGAAGTGGTGCTGGAGCGCCAACTCTTAAGCGAAGCCGAGCTCGACCGCATCCTGTCGCCACAAAACTTGGCCAATCCGCATTTGTAA